A window of the Gossypium hirsutum isolate 1008001.06 chromosome A03, Gossypium_hirsutum_v2.1, whole genome shotgun sequence genome harbors these coding sequences:
- the LOC107939227 gene encoding LOW QUALITY PROTEIN: 3-hydroxy-3-methylglutaryl-coenzyme A reductase 1-like (The sequence of the model RefSeq protein was modified relative to this genomic sequence to represent the inferred CDS: inserted 1 base in 1 codon) translates to MEAHRLSSTKPVQALKPTKKISLEEDTGKASDALPLPLYLTNALFFTLFFSVVYFLLSRWREKIRTSTPLHVVTFSEIIAILSFFASFIYLLGFFGIDFVQSLVFQPSPDVWIAEEEDDEVLLAKEDARKVPCGQALDCSLPPLPPAAPIVTVQKVFDEKPVTVLTEEDEEIIKSVVAGTTPSYSLELKLGDCKRAAAIRREALQRLTGKSLSGLPLDGFDYESILGQCCEMPVGYVQIPVGIAGPLLVNGREYSVPMATTEGCLVASTNRGCKAIHLSGGATSVLLKDGMTRAPCVRFGNAKRAADLKLYLEDPDNFETLSVVFNRSSRFGRLQGIKCAIAGKNLYIRFTCSTGDAMGMNMVSKGVQNVLDFLQTDFPDMDVIGISGNYCSDXKPAAVNWIEGRGKSVVCEATIKGDVVRKVLKTSVESLVELNMLKNLTGSAMAGALGGFNAHASNIVAAIYIATGQDPAQNVESSHCITMMEAVNDGKDLHVSVTMPSIEVGTVGGGTQLASQSACLNLLGVKGASKETPGANSRTLATIVASAVLAGELSLMSAISAGQLVRSHMKYNRSSKDVSKAT, encoded by the exons ATGGAGGCTCACCGGCTATCTTCTACTAAACCTGTTCAAGCTCTCAAGCCAACAAAGAAGATTTCTTTAGAGGAAGATACCGGTAAAGCCTCCGACGCACTGCCGCTTCCCTTGTACCTAACGAATGCCCTGTTCTTCACCCTCTTCTTCTCGGTGGTTTATTTCCTTCTTTCCCGTTGGCGTGAGAAGATCCGTACCTCCACACCTCTCCATGTCGTCACCTTTTCAGAGATCATCGCCATTCTCTCATTTTTCGCGTCCTTTATTTACCTTTTGGGTTTCTTTGGGATTGACTTCGTTCAATCTTTGGTTTTCCAACCATCGCCTGACGTTTGGATTGCCGAGGAAGAGGATGATGAAGTTCTGCTTGCAAAGGAAGATGCCCGTAAGGTCCCTTGCGGGCAAGCTCTCGATTGTTCGCTTCCACCTCTGCCTCCTGCGGCACCAATCGTGACCGTCCAGAAGGTGTTCGATGAAAAGCCTGTGACGGTTCTAAcggaggaagatgaagaaataaTTAAATCTGTAGTGGCTGGTACAACCCCTTCATATTCCTTGGAATTGAAATTGGGTGATTGCAAGAGGGCGGCTGCAATCAGGCGGGAAGCGTTGCAAAGATTAACAGGGAAGTCGTTATCTGGATTGCCCTTGGATGGGTTTGATTACGAGTCGATTCTAGGGCAGTGTTGTGAGATGCCGGTTGGCTACGTGCAAATTCCCGTTGGAATTGCCGGGCCTTTGTTGGTTAATGGAAGAGAGTACTCGGTTCCTATGGCTACCACGGAAGGGTGCTTGGTGGCTAGCACTAATAGGGGCTGTAAGGCTATTCATTTGTCTGGTGGAGCTACAAGTGTTCTATTGAAAGATGGTATGACTAGAGCTCCATGTGTAAGGTTCGGTAATGCGAAAAGGGCAGCTGATTTGAAGTTGTATTTGGAGGACCCTGATAATTTCGAGACCTTGTCTGTTGTTTTCAACAG ATCAAGTAGATTTGGCAGGCTCCAGGGTATCAAATGTGCAATTGCTGGAAAGAATCTGTATATTAGATTCACTTGCAGTACAGGTGATGCTATGGGGATGAACATGGTTTCCAAGGGAGTGCAAAATGTTTTGGATTTCCTTCAGACTGATTTCCCTGACATGGATGTCATTGGCATCTCTG GAAACTATTGTTCCG AAAAACCGGCTGCGGTAAATTGGATTGAAGGACGAGGCAAATCTGTTGTCTGTGAAGCCACCATTAAGGGTGATGTGGTTAGGAAGGTCTTGAAGACAAGTGTGGAATCTCTCGTTGAGCTTAACATGCTGAAGAACCTTACTGGATCAGCTATGGCTGGAGCTCTGGGTGGATTTAACGCTCACGCCAGTAACATCGTTGCTGCAATCTACATAGCTACCGGCCAAGATCCGGCTCAAAACGTCGAGAGCTCGCATTGCATCACGATGATGGAAGCTGTTAATGATGGCAAGGACCTCCACGTCTCTGTCACAATGCCTTCCATCGAG GTTGGGACTGTTGGTGGTGGAACTCAGCTTGCATCTCAATCAGCCTGTTTGAACTTACTTGGAGTGAAGGGTGCAAGCAAAGAGACACCAGGAGCAAACTCTAGGACGCTGGCAACCATTGTAGCGTCTGCTGTTCTTGCCGGGGAGCTGTCGCTTATGTCTGCAATTTCAGCAGGACAACTAGTTAGGAGCCATATGAAGTACAATAGGTCAAGTAAGGATGTCTCCAAGGCAACGTAA